One Akkermansiaceae bacterium genomic region harbors:
- a CDS encoding DNA starvation/stationary phase protection protein: MSDQNKQNVVEALRQVVADSYALMGQTHLCHWNVRGPGFFALHTAFEEQYTELFSAIDEIAERIRALGALAPGGLGNLAGMSGMEELEEDASANDMVKHLADANRKVVKSLARCREIAGDAGDSQSEDLCIARMQVHEKTLWMLNSYLD, encoded by the coding sequence GATCAAAACAAACAAAATGTCGTGGAAGCCCTTCGTCAAGTAGTTGCAGACAGTTACGCCCTTATGGGGCAGACCCACCTCTGCCACTGGAACGTCCGCGGCCCGGGTTTTTTCGCCCTGCACACAGCCTTCGAGGAACAATACACCGAGCTCTTCAGTGCCATCGATGAAATTGCCGAGCGAATTCGTGCCCTGGGTGCCCTCGCCCCCGGCGGACTCGGCAATCTGGCCGGCATGTCAGGCATGGAGGAACTCGAGGAGGACGCCAGTGCCAACGACATGGTCAAGCACCTGGCCGACGCCAACCGGAAAGTGGTCAAGAGCCTTGCACGTTGTCGCGAGATCGCCGGCGACGCGGGTGACTCCCAAAGCGAGGATCTTTGCATCGCAAGAATGCAAGTCCACGAGAAAACCCTCTGGATGCTGAACAGCTACCTTGACTAG
- the ccsA gene encoding cytochrome c biogenesis protein CcsA: MKFPTDLCMRRAAMDIGILIVALILAVVAALQGGLYVHRGIRSRWTVVWMLFSFLAQLAVLGMRSEMRGSCPLGDTGEILIFSAWSLTLFYMAVGSVYRLSLLGVFTAPLVCFLLTVALVPGMLEGNPEHADVVDGWREGHAAFSVLAYGALGLAAVSGVMFLILNRQLKEASMSTGLFRNLPPARELSSIVRRLLILGLGLLTMGLVFGLIMEKPEGLGKHLYLALGLWVAYGILVGIEWKRGMPPGKLAMAAVALFVISLMIFPLLK, translated from the coding sequence TTGAAATTCCCCACTGACCTGTGCATGAGACGGGCCGCCATGGACATTGGAATTCTCATTGTGGCCTTGATTCTTGCAGTTGTTGCGGCACTGCAGGGGGGGCTTTATGTGCACCGCGGGATCAGATCGCGATGGACGGTGGTGTGGATGCTGTTCTCGTTTCTGGCCCAACTGGCGGTGCTTGGTATGCGCAGCGAGATGCGTGGCAGCTGTCCACTGGGTGACACCGGTGAGATCCTGATCTTTTCGGCGTGGTCGCTGACCTTGTTCTACATGGCAGTGGGATCGGTGTACCGCTTGTCATTACTCGGTGTGTTCACCGCTCCTTTGGTGTGTTTCTTACTGACGGTGGCGCTGGTGCCCGGCATGCTGGAAGGAAACCCGGAGCACGCCGATGTCGTTGATGGATGGCGTGAGGGGCACGCTGCCTTTTCCGTCCTGGCTTACGGGGCCTTGGGTCTGGCTGCTGTCTCGGGAGTCATGTTTCTGATACTGAATCGACAACTCAAGGAGGCATCCATGAGTACGGGCTTGTTCCGCAACCTCCCTCCTGCGCGTGAGTTGAGCTCAATTGTCCGGCGGCTCCTGATCCTGGGCCTTGGCTTGCTGACCATGGGGCTGGTTTTTGGTTTGATTATGGAAAAACCCGAGGGCCTGGGTAAACACTTGTATCTGGCACTCGGGCTGTGGGTGGCTTATGGCATACTTGTAGGGATCGAGTGGAAGCGAGGTATGCCGCCGGGGAAGCTGGCCATGGCAGCCGTCGCGTTGTTTGTTATTTCACTGATGATTTTTCCGCTGTTAAAATAG
- a CDS encoding Re/Si-specific NAD(P)(+) transhydrogenase subunit alpha translates to MKIGIPKEIRPGEKRVAGSPHLVGKLIKLGFDVCVESQAGETANVSDQDWIDAGATIIDSAAALWEQSDIIIKVNPPDAAESELLTEGKTLISFFWPAQDEEMLKTIASQGANLLSMNCVPRISRAQKLDALSSMANIAGYRAVIEAGNNFGHFFTGQITAAGKVPPAKVLVIGAGVAGLSAIGCASSLGAIVRAFDTRPEVADQVKSMGGEFIYPDIEEDGTGEGGYAKVMSKEFIEAEMALFAEQAKEIDIIITTALIPGRPAPKLITEAMVKSMKAGSVIVDLAAEQGGNCELTEPGKRVKKHGVTLIGYTDLPSRMSGQSSELYANNIGHLFDELCPEKNGTINLNFEDEVIRGTTVIKAGEITWPPPAPKLSAAPAPKKEAAPAPDTAGPKPKKTWGNVLGLAIVVAAILGVGSVAPKEFMGHFTVFVLACFVGWQVIWNVSAALHTPLMSVTNAISSIIVLGAVLQIGNDSGMIVTLSAIAILITTINIVGGFMVTHRMLDMFRKG, encoded by the coding sequence ATGAAAATCGGCATCCCGAAGGAAATCCGCCCCGGTGAAAAACGCGTCGCGGGCTCACCACATCTCGTTGGCAAGCTCATCAAATTAGGTTTTGACGTCTGTGTTGAATCACAGGCAGGGGAAACAGCCAACGTATCCGACCAGGACTGGATCGATGCCGGGGCAACGATTATCGACTCAGCGGCAGCCCTCTGGGAGCAGTCCGATATCATCATCAAGGTCAACCCACCCGATGCGGCGGAATCAGAGTTACTCACCGAGGGCAAGACCCTGATCAGCTTCTTCTGGCCCGCCCAGGACGAGGAGATGCTGAAAACCATCGCGTCTCAAGGTGCCAACCTGCTTTCCATGAACTGCGTGCCGCGTATTTCACGCGCCCAGAAACTCGACGCCCTATCCTCCATGGCGAACATCGCCGGATACCGCGCGGTGATCGAGGCGGGAAACAACTTCGGCCATTTCTTCACCGGACAGATCACCGCCGCAGGAAAAGTGCCACCGGCCAAGGTGCTGGTCATCGGTGCCGGTGTGGCAGGCCTGTCAGCCATCGGTTGCGCCTCCAGCCTCGGGGCCATTGTTAGAGCATTTGATACCCGACCCGAAGTAGCCGACCAGGTGAAAAGCATGGGTGGCGAGTTCATCTACCCCGACATCGAGGAAGACGGCACCGGCGAAGGTGGCTATGCCAAGGTCATGAGCAAGGAGTTCATCGAAGCCGAGATGGCGCTCTTTGCCGAGCAGGCGAAGGAAATCGATATCATCATCACCACCGCCCTGATCCCCGGCAGACCAGCCCCCAAGCTGATTACCGAGGCAATGGTCAAGTCGATGAAGGCAGGCAGCGTCATAGTCGACCTCGCCGCCGAGCAGGGTGGCAACTGCGAGCTGACCGAGCCGGGAAAACGGGTCAAAAAACACGGCGTCACCCTGATTGGCTACACCGATCTGCCAAGCCGCATGTCCGGGCAGTCGAGCGAACTTTACGCCAACAACATCGGCCACCTGTTTGATGAACTTTGCCCGGAGAAAAACGGCACCATCAACCTCAATTTCGAGGATGAAGTCATCCGCGGCACCACCGTCATCAAGGCTGGTGAAATCACCTGGCCGCCGCCGGCCCCCAAGCTCAGTGCCGCTCCTGCCCCGAAAAAAGAGGCTGCCCCTGCCCCTGACACAGCCGGCCCCAAGCCTAAAAAAACCTGGGGCAACGTGCTTGGCCTCGCCATCGTCGTAGCGGCCATTCTCGGGGTTGGCAGCGTGGCTCCCAAGGAATTCATGGGCCACTTCACCGTCTTTGTACTCGCCTGCTTCGTCGGCTGGCAAGTGATCTGGAATGTGTCCGCCGCTCTCCACACCCCCCTGATGAGTGTCACCAACGCCATCAGCAGTATCATCGTGTTGGGAGCCGTCCTGCAAATCGGCAATGACTCCGGCATGATCGTCACCCTCTCGGCCATCGCCATCCTCATCACCACCATCAACATCGTCGGTGGTTTCATGGTCACCCACCGAATGCTGGACATGTTCCGCAAGGGCTAA
- the cobA gene encoding uroporphyrinogen-III C-methyltransferase — protein MSGICYLVGAGPGDPGLVTLKARKWIEAADVLVYDALSSAELLTWAKPDCEKIDVGKRAANHKLPQDGINALLVGKVSEGKVVVRLKGGDPMIFGRGGEEAAVLAAAGLKFEIVPGISSAFAGPVYAGIPLTHRDYGSQLTVFSGHESINKKANDVDYAQLAKAPGTKVFLMGVSRLREITNNFIENGADPITPIALTRWATTGRQKTITGTLATIADIAEKEHFKAPAVGVIGNIIKEMENIKWYENRPLKGKRIVVTRSQEQAPELVNRLSDLGADVIELPVLKICDPEDRMEFASAVANAHTYDWLIFSSTNGVRRFFDAFFATYKDARSIGGVRIAAVGPGTQKAIESYRFAVDLVPDRHIAEGLLEAFKNDYDVDSQTILWVRPENARPVLSDGLTELHAIVDECIAYRIEPEKDDPTGAAERLTDGGADLVTFTSSSTAKYFNDLGLDWPDGCKAASIGPVTTAKLNELGYNKVVEAKDHNIEGLVKAIVETLS, from the coding sequence ATGAGTGGAATTTGTTATCTGGTAGGAGCCGGTCCCGGAGACCCTGGTCTGGTCACTCTGAAAGCGCGCAAGTGGATTGAAGCCGCCGATGTGCTGGTCTACGATGCCCTCAGCAGTGCCGAGTTGCTGACTTGGGCAAAACCCGACTGCGAGAAAATCGATGTCGGCAAACGCGCCGCGAATCACAAACTCCCCCAGGACGGAATCAATGCTCTGCTCGTGGGAAAAGTCAGTGAAGGAAAGGTTGTGGTCAGGCTCAAGGGCGGCGATCCAATGATTTTTGGTCGTGGTGGCGAAGAGGCTGCGGTTTTAGCGGCTGCCGGACTGAAATTTGAAATCGTTCCCGGGATTTCATCCGCCTTCGCCGGCCCGGTCTACGCGGGTATCCCACTAACACATCGCGACTACGGCTCACAACTCACGGTTTTTTCTGGTCACGAATCAATTAATAAGAAGGCGAACGACGTCGACTACGCGCAGCTGGCCAAGGCACCCGGAACCAAGGTGTTTCTCATGGGGGTATCCCGTCTGCGTGAGATTACTAACAATTTTATAGAAAACGGGGCTGATCCCATCACACCGATCGCGCTTACCCGCTGGGCAACCACGGGCCGGCAAAAAACCATCACCGGCACTCTGGCAACCATCGCCGACATCGCCGAAAAAGAACACTTCAAGGCACCCGCCGTGGGTGTCATCGGCAACATCATCAAAGAAATGGAAAATATCAAATGGTACGAAAACCGCCCGCTCAAGGGGAAACGCATTGTGGTCACCCGCAGCCAGGAACAAGCCCCCGAACTCGTCAACCGACTCAGTGACCTGGGCGCTGACGTCATCGAGCTGCCTGTTCTGAAAATCTGTGACCCGGAGGACAGGATGGAGTTTGCCAGCGCAGTGGCCAACGCACACACCTACGACTGGTTGATCTTCAGTAGCACCAATGGTGTGCGCCGCTTTTTTGACGCCTTTTTCGCCACCTACAAGGATGCCCGCAGCATCGGCGGCGTCAGGATTGCTGCCGTGGGACCAGGCACGCAAAAGGCCATCGAGAGCTACCGCTTTGCCGTCGATCTCGTGCCAGACCGCCATATTGCCGAAGGCTTGTTGGAAGCGTTTAAAAACGACTACGATGTCGATAGCCAGACCATCCTCTGGGTGCGACCTGAAAACGCCCGCCCAGTCCTCAGCGACGGACTCACCGAACTGCATGCCATCGTCGACGAGTGTATCGCTTACAGAATTGAGCCAGAAAAAGACGACCCCACGGGTGCCGCGGAACGCCTAACCGATGGCGGTGCCGACCTGGTGACCTTCACCAGCTCCTCCACAGCCAAGTACTTCAATGACCTCGGCCTGGATTGGCCTGATGGCTGTAAAGCGGCCAGCATCGGCCCCGTCACCACCGCCAAGCTCAATGAGCTGGGTTACAATAAGGTGGTGGAAGCCAAAGACCATAACATCGAAGGCCTGGTCAAAGCCATCGTCGAGACGCTGAGCTAG
- the efp gene encoding elongation factor P, with product MASIVATNVKRGQCIKYEGETGIVLHLDHRTPGKGNALIAATIRSFQSGKTKTIRFASSDKVDIVETDRQKLEFSYSDPTGFHFMDMTTYETVTLQPELIGDNKDFLVEGMTAEILFIEGNAVTIDVPAVVELSVTDTSDGVKGDTANNPTKPATLETGLVVQVPLFVKIGDKLKINTAESSYSGRAN from the coding sequence ATGGCATCCATCGTCGCAACCAACGTCAAACGCGGTCAATGTATCAAATACGAAGGCGAGACCGGTATCGTTCTCCATCTTGACCACCGTACCCCCGGAAAAGGCAACGCGCTCATTGCAGCGACCATCCGCTCTTTTCAATCAGGCAAAACCAAGACCATCCGCTTCGCATCCAGCGACAAGGTGGATATCGTGGAAACTGATCGTCAGAAACTTGAGTTCTCATACTCTGACCCAACAGGTTTCCACTTCATGGATATGACCACCTACGAAACCGTCACACTTCAGCCCGAACTCATCGGTGACAACAAAGATTTCCTCGTGGAAGGAATGACCGCCGAAATCCTTTTCATCGAAGGCAATGCCGTCACCATCGATGTCCCGGCTGTTGTCGAACTCAGCGTCACGGACACTTCCGACGGGGTCAAGGGCGACACCGCCAATAATCCGACCAAACCAGCGACCCTGGAGACTGGCCTCGTGGTGCAAGTTCCCCTGTTTGTCAAAATTGGTGACAAACTGAAAATCAACACCGCCGAGTCATCCTACTCAGGACGCGCCAACTAA
- the pntB gene encoding Re/Si-specific NAD(P)(+) transhydrogenase subunit beta — protein MSLGIITACYIVASILFILSLGGLSDQEKARRGNLYGIIGMLLAVGATLFAAKVGNYGIIVTVVIIGAIIGAVLAARVKMTAMPELVAMLHSFVGLAAVLVGYATFLDHSQAIEGAAKTIHDVEIYLGILIGAVTFTGSVVAFGKLNGMIGGKPLTLPGRHFLNLLILIACIYLGYDFIQTGSQTSLMIMTGLALVFGVHMVAAIGGADMPVVISMLNSYSGWAAAATGFMLSNDLLIVTGALVGSSGAILSIIMCRAMNRKFVSVILGGFGSPKKSSAGGAAADQGEVVAITGSETAELLKNSKSLVIVPGYGMAVAQAQQAVAAMTQKLRDQGVDVKFAIHPVAGRMPGHMNVLLAEAKLPYDIVLEMDEINDDFPETDVVMVIGANDIVNPSAEDEPDSPIAGMPVLQVWNAKEVIVLKRSMATGYAGVENPLFFKDNTRMLFGDAKASIDEVVKGL, from the coding sequence ATGTCCCTAGGAATCATCACCGCCTGTTACATCGTTGCCAGCATCCTCTTCATTCTCAGCCTCGGCGGCTTGAGCGACCAGGAGAAAGCCCGGCGCGGAAACCTCTACGGCATCATCGGTATGCTGCTCGCCGTTGGTGCCACTCTGTTTGCCGCCAAAGTGGGCAACTACGGTATCATCGTCACCGTGGTCATTATCGGTGCCATCATCGGTGCCGTTCTTGCAGCGCGTGTCAAGATGACCGCCATGCCCGAGCTGGTTGCCATGTTGCACAGCTTTGTGGGCCTCGCCGCCGTGCTGGTGGGATACGCCACCTTCCTCGACCACTCACAAGCCATCGAGGGAGCGGCAAAAACCATTCACGACGTTGAAATCTATCTCGGCATCCTGATTGGCGCGGTCACATTCACGGGATCGGTCGTCGCCTTTGGCAAACTCAACGGCATGATCGGTGGCAAACCACTCACCCTTCCGGGACGCCATTTCCTGAACCTGCTCATCCTCATCGCCTGCATCTACCTCGGCTACGACTTTATCCAGACGGGTTCGCAAACCTCCCTGATGATCATGACCGGCCTCGCGCTGGTCTTCGGCGTCCACATGGTCGCCGCCATCGGTGGCGCCGACATGCCCGTGGTGATCTCCATGCTCAACAGCTACTCAGGCTGGGCGGCTGCCGCCACCGGCTTTATGCTCTCCAACGACCTGCTGATCGTCACCGGTGCCCTGGTAGGCTCCAGCGGTGCCATCCTTTCCATCATCATGTGCCGCGCGATGAACCGGAAGTTTGTCAGCGTCATTCTCGGGGGATTCGGCTCGCCGAAAAAATCCTCTGCCGGTGGAGCCGCAGCCGACCAGGGTGAGGTCGTCGCCATCACCGGCAGCGAAACCGCCGAGCTGTTGAAAAACTCCAAGTCCCTCGTCATTGTCCCCGGATACGGCATGGCCGTCGCCCAGGCGCAGCAAGCTGTCGCAGCGATGACGCAGAAACTACGCGACCAGGGGGTCGATGTAAAATTCGCCATCCACCCCGTCGCCGGCCGGATGCCCGGCCACATGAACGTGCTGCTGGCCGAGGCCAAGCTCCCCTACGACATCGTCCTGGAGATGGACGAGATCAACGACGACTTCCCGGAGACGGATGTGGTGATGGTCATCGGGGCGAATGACATCGTCAACCCCTCCGCCGAAGACGAGCCCGACAGCCCGATCGCCGGTATGCCCGTGCTGCAAGTCTGGAACGCCAAGGAGGTCATCGTGCTCAAACGCAGCATGGCCACCGGCTACGCTGGCGTGGAAAACCCCCTCTTTTTCAAAGACAACACCCGCATGCTCTTCGGCGACGCCAAAGCCAGCATCGACGAAGTGGTAAAGGGGCTATGA
- a CDS encoding KpsF/GutQ family sugar-phosphate isomerase, with amino-acid sequence MEIEELQRVSSSLSGSFAQAVELLKASLENKGKIVVVGIGKSGNIGHKIAATLNSTGSTAVVLNSQNALHGDLGLISDGDVIVALSYSGETTELLDLLPFIKRFDVNIVGITGKKGSTLDQQSDACLLTEITREACPLNLAPTSSSTAMLVMGDALAMVLLEARGFTEEDFSKFHPGGSLGRALLTKVDDIMRSGDALAIIQPAATVQDALSTMSKARSGACIVTHEDGTMAGIFTHGDFARSFQENPDIGNLPVSQFMTSNPITLQSDSLAVEAVTTIGTHRIDDIVVLDSNNKPVGLIDTQDFARLKLI; translated from the coding sequence ATGGAGATTGAGGAGCTACAAAGGGTTTCGTCATCGCTGTCCGGATCGTTCGCCCAGGCTGTCGAATTACTCAAGGCAAGCCTCGAAAACAAAGGGAAGATCGTCGTTGTCGGCATCGGCAAATCAGGAAACATCGGCCATAAAATCGCAGCCACACTCAACTCCACCGGCTCGACAGCCGTTGTGTTAAACTCCCAGAATGCCCTCCACGGCGATTTGGGCCTCATTTCCGACGGAGATGTCATCGTCGCCCTCTCCTACTCGGGTGAAACCACCGAATTACTCGACCTGCTGCCGTTCATCAAACGATTCGATGTCAACATTGTGGGAATCACCGGTAAAAAAGGGTCTACGCTCGATCAACAAAGTGATGCCTGCCTGCTCACTGAAATCACCCGGGAGGCATGCCCTCTGAACCTCGCCCCCACCTCCTCCTCGACCGCCATGCTGGTGATGGGGGATGCTCTGGCCATGGTCCTGCTCGAGGCCCGGGGCTTTACCGAAGAAGATTTCTCCAAGTTCCACCCCGGCGGCTCACTGGGCCGAGCACTGCTGACCAAGGTCGACGACATCATGCGCAGTGGTGATGCCCTGGCGATCATCCAACCCGCCGCCACCGTCCAGGATGCGCTCTCGACCATGAGCAAGGCCCGCAGTGGTGCCTGCATTGTCACCCATGAGGATGGCACCATGGCCGGGATCTTCACCCATGGCGATTTTGCCCGCTCCTTCCAAGAGAATCCGGACATCGGCAACCTTCCTGTCAGTCAATTCATGACCTCCAACCCCATCACCCTGCAATCCGACTCGCTTGCGGTGGAGGCGGTAACTACAATCGGCACTCACCGGATCGACGACATTGTTGTGTTGGACTCTAACAATAAACCTGTGGGACTGATCGACACCCAGGACTTTGCCCGACTCAAACTCATCTAA
- a CDS encoding alpha/beta hydrolase gives MNALTKAKPLSEERERELLKDAQSYIYQSEDGFELVAHCFFPENHDASELKPAIVFFHGGLWDVSMTTQFAPHCMHFASRGMLAVVVEYRVASKHQATPEDALEDAQMAMLWLKHNHVTLGVDPNRIIAAGAASGAHMALSLAMLPEVIEVDGYSPRPLGVIALSSIVDTTKKGGEHNRFADSKKAALHSPSKLIRKGLCPMLIVHGKSDTIVPYEPVARFAKALKRKKNKCEFIDFEAVNHSFFNFNVSAKHFEITLNAMDAFLVSLDCIEPMEYI, from the coding sequence ATGAATGCACTTACCAAGGCCAAGCCGCTCAGCGAAGAGCGCGAACGCGAACTTCTCAAGGACGCCCAATCATATATCTACCAGTCCGAAGACGGTTTCGAGCTGGTCGCCCATTGTTTTTTTCCGGAAAACCACGATGCTTCCGAACTCAAACCTGCCATCGTTTTTTTCCACGGCGGACTTTGGGATGTGAGTATGACCACCCAGTTTGCCCCCCACTGCATGCACTTTGCCAGTCGTGGCATGCTCGCCGTGGTCGTTGAATACCGGGTCGCCTCAAAGCACCAGGCCACCCCCGAGGACGCACTCGAGGATGCCCAAATGGCCATGCTCTGGCTGAAACACAACCACGTCACACTCGGCGTCGACCCGAACCGTATCATCGCCGCCGGTGCCGCATCGGGTGCCCACATGGCCTTGTCGCTGGCCATGCTTCCGGAGGTCATCGAAGTCGACGGATATTCGCCACGCCCGCTTGGAGTGATCGCCCTCAGCTCGATTGTCGACACCACCAAAAAGGGGGGTGAACACAATCGCTTCGCCGACTCTAAAAAAGCCGCCCTTCACAGCCCGTCCAAACTGATCCGCAAAGGCCTCTGCCCCATGCTGATCGTCCATGGCAAATCGGACACCATCGTCCCATACGAACCGGTCGCCCGATTTGCCAAGGCCCTGAAACGGAAAAAAAACAAATGTGAGTTCATCGACTTTGAAGCCGTGAACCATAGCTTTTTCAACTTCAACGTCAGTGCCAAGCACTTCGAAATCACCCTTAATGCGATGGATGCCTTCCTCGTAAGTCTCGATTGCATCGAGCCGATGGAGTATATCTAG
- a CDS encoding glutamyl-tRNA reductase, with product MELICMGLNHDTAPVEVREHFAVPAEKLGARAKELTGLSTIAESVVLSTCNRMEIYIAAEDRTMGLEILRNHLAEGRAKEEMKHLYQKCGDDAKRHLFSLVCGLDSMVLGETEIFGQVKQAYKQALESGATKGVLNKLFQKSFAVGKKIRTHTRIQMGATSVGNVAVDLAEKIFGNLKGSRVMVIGAGETSRLVAQSMMSRGASELTVTNRSLERAEALAAELNGSAVPFDAWEEALIKADVVVSSTGAPEPVLRAAQIESVRRKRKYRPLFLIDIAVPRDIESEAGKIEEVYLYDIDKLQQLANEARESRAQQVRICEQMIAEEI from the coding sequence ATGGAGTTGATATGCATGGGATTGAATCACGATACCGCACCCGTCGAGGTGAGGGAGCATTTTGCTGTGCCTGCCGAGAAGCTGGGTGCTCGTGCCAAAGAGCTGACCGGGTTGAGCACGATTGCTGAAAGCGTGGTGCTTTCCACCTGTAACCGGATGGAGATCTACATCGCGGCTGAAGACCGGACGATGGGCCTAGAAATCCTGCGCAACCACCTTGCGGAGGGGCGTGCCAAGGAGGAAATGAAGCACCTCTACCAGAAGTGTGGAGATGATGCGAAACGGCATCTGTTTTCCCTGGTATGTGGTCTCGATTCCATGGTGTTAGGGGAGACGGAAATTTTTGGACAAGTCAAACAGGCCTACAAACAAGCACTGGAATCCGGGGCGACCAAAGGGGTGCTTAACAAGCTGTTTCAGAAGTCGTTTGCCGTTGGCAAGAAAATCCGGACCCATACGCGTATCCAGATGGGCGCGACGTCTGTGGGAAATGTGGCTGTCGATCTGGCAGAGAAAATTTTTGGCAACCTCAAGGGCAGCCGCGTGATGGTGATCGGGGCGGGCGAAACCAGCCGCTTGGTCGCCCAGAGTATGATGTCGCGCGGAGCCAGCGAACTAACGGTAACCAACCGGTCGCTGGAGCGCGCCGAGGCTCTCGCCGCCGAACTCAATGGCAGTGCGGTGCCATTTGATGCGTGGGAAGAGGCTCTTATCAAGGCGGATGTGGTTGTTTCCTCCACCGGTGCTCCCGAGCCTGTTTTGCGGGCTGCTCAGATCGAATCGGTCCGACGAAAGAGGAAATACCGACCGCTGTTTTTGATCGATATTGCCGTGCCGCGTGACATTGAATCCGAGGCGGGTAAAATCGAGGAAGTTTATCTTTACGATATTGATAAACTACAACAACTGGCAAACGAAGCCAGGGAGTCCCGCGCCCAACAGGTCCGGATCTGTGAGCAAATGATTGCCGAGGAAATTTAA
- the hemC gene encoding hydroxymethylbilane synthase encodes MKPLIVGTRGSALALAQAEMTEAALRLAFPDREIVRKVITTTGDRRTDVPLSQVAKSEGVLDKGVFTKELETALENGEIDLAVHSMKDVPTVLASHFAIAGALERAPASDVLVCSNADSLEALPAGATVATSSVRRQRQLRWLRPDIKLVDIRGNVPTRLQKLRDNDGLDAIMLAEAGLVRLGYDLDSGLDGGLHAVALAPDVFLPAAGQGIVGFEIRKDDADALACIEAITHRESMLLLRAEREFLRLLDGGCHTPVGVRSWIDGDTLHMAGRVFDEASDAEPTEACASGKATEPEQVAGELFKTLA; translated from the coding sequence ATGAAACCACTTATTGTAGGAACACGTGGCAGTGCATTGGCACTGGCCCAAGCGGAGATGACGGAGGCCGCGCTGCGTCTTGCTTTTCCAGACCGGGAAATCGTCCGCAAGGTCATTACCACGACCGGTGACCGGCGCACCGATGTGCCGCTTTCCCAGGTGGCAAAATCCGAAGGTGTGTTGGATAAGGGGGTGTTTACCAAGGAACTTGAGACGGCATTGGAAAACGGCGAAATCGATCTCGCTGTCCACAGTATGAAGGACGTGCCGACCGTGCTCGCCAGTCACTTTGCAATTGCGGGCGCGCTCGAGCGGGCTCCTGCGTCGGACGTGCTGGTTTGTTCGAATGCTGATAGCCTGGAAGCCCTACCCGCAGGTGCTACTGTCGCCACCAGCAGTGTGCGGCGACAACGACAACTGCGGTGGCTCAGGCCCGACATCAAACTGGTAGATATCCGTGGCAACGTCCCCACCCGTTTGCAAAAACTCCGCGATAATGACGGGCTCGACGCCATCATGTTGGCCGAGGCTGGTCTTGTTAGGCTTGGCTATGACCTCGACTCCGGACTGGACGGTGGGTTGCACGCCGTTGCCCTGGCCCCCGATGTGTTTCTGCCCGCAGCAGGGCAGGGGATTGTTGGCTTTGAGATCAGGAAGGATGATGCGGACGCACTGGCCTGCATCGAAGCGATCACCCACCGGGAGTCGATGCTGCTGTTGCGTGCCGAGCGTGAGTTCCTTCGTTTGCTGGATGGTGGCTGCCATACTCCCGTCGGCGTGAGGTCCTGGATCGACGGCGATACATTACACATGGCAGGCCGGGTTTTCGACGAGGCCTCCGATGCCGAACCCACCGAGGCATGTGCGAGCGGCAAGGCGACCGAACCCGAGCAGGTGGCTGGTGAGTTATTCAAGACATTGGCATGA